One window of the Primulina eburnea isolate SZY01 chromosome 18, ASM2296580v1, whole genome shotgun sequence genome contains the following:
- the LOC140819211 gene encoding uncharacterized protein: MNKISALIFLYFHTPRDFYNYKLNFKRKKGLEALKNLHTNNEFSDQVEGEFTEGTRRNIPQKLLDPGEFIVPCEIWGKLAEKAICDSGASVNIMPNSLYEKLGLSRIKPTGLSLQMTDKSIRIPLGIVEDVELRIDKLKVLAEFLVLDMENSQNVHVILGRPLLAAVGAMIDVKRGKMTMEVEGQLVAIRASKNSYDPP; encoded by the coding sequence ATGAATAAAATCAGTGCattgatatttctttacttccATACCCCCAGAGATTTTTACAATTACAAGTtgaatttcaaaagaaaaaaaggtCTTGAAGCTCTCAAGAACCTACACACTAATaatgagttttctgatcaggTGGAAGGTGAATTTACCGAAGGAACACGAAGAAATATTCCTCAGAAGTTGCTAGATCCCGGTGAATTTATTGTACCATGTGAAATATGGGGTAAATTGGCGGAAAAAGCTATATGTGACTCAGGAGCGAGCGTGAATATAATGCCAAATTCTCTCTACGAGAAACTGGGATTAAGCAGGATAAAGCCCACAGGACTAAGTTTACAGATGACAGATAAATCAATCAGGATACCGTTGGGtattgtggaagatgttgaacttCGGATCGACAAATTGAAGGTTCTAGCAGAGTTCCTGGTACTTGACATGGAGAATAGTCAGAACGTTCACGTCATTCTAGGACGACCATTATTGGCTGCTGTTGGAGCCATGATTGACGTGAAACGAGGAAAGATGACCATGGAAGTTGAAGGTCAACTGGTGGCAATAAGGGCATCCAAGAACTCATATGACCCACCTTGA